A region of Deltaproteobacteria bacterium DNA encodes the following proteins:
- the phaC gene encoding class III poly(R)-hydroxyalkanoic acid synthase subunit PhaC, giving the protein MEQPKIPVEIIMQQLAEDAGKVQERAQKASDILLGSLDTAIATTPYEVIYRQDRVTLKHYPAEAGTESSVKTPLLVVYALINRETMLDLQPGRSVVSSFLKAGVDLYMVDWGYPTRKDRFLTIDDHVNVYLDDVVDFVRERTGHDTINLMGICMGGSFCVMYSALHPEKVKNLITTVCPTNFDTDQGLLHIWMKHVDVDRMIDAFGNMPGDLMNFGFLLLNPARLMIDKYIGFLENMDNKAFVENFIRMEKWIFDSPDVPGETFKQFVKDCYQKNLLINSRLYLNGKRVDLRKITMPLLNIYGLYDHLVPPGAADVLTSKVGSADTEDVCLDTGHIGIYVSSKTQKEFVPKIVQWLTERENPAKGGAGRKGARKKKETVRKKRETAAGKRSVRAGRKIEK; this is encoded by the coding sequence ATGGAGCAGCCTAAAATTCCCGTTGAAATAATCATGCAACAACTGGCCGAGGATGCCGGGAAGGTGCAGGAACGGGCGCAGAAAGCATCGGATATTCTTCTCGGCAGTCTTGATACTGCCATCGCCACCACGCCATACGAGGTGATCTACAGGCAGGACCGGGTAACCCTGAAACACTACCCTGCCGAGGCCGGAACGGAAAGTTCCGTTAAGACACCCCTTCTGGTCGTGTACGCCCTGATAAACCGGGAGACCATGCTTGACCTGCAACCGGGTAGAAGCGTCGTGAGCAGTTTCCTCAAGGCGGGGGTCGACCTTTATATGGTGGATTGGGGGTATCCGACCCGGAAGGACCGTTTTCTGACGATCGATGACCATGTGAACGTCTACCTGGATGATGTCGTCGATTTCGTGCGGGAACGGACGGGGCATGATACGATCAACCTCATGGGTATCTGCATGGGCGGCAGTTTCTGTGTCATGTATTCGGCCCTGCACCCGGAAAAGGTCAAGAACCTCATCACCACTGTCTGCCCCACAAACTTTGACACCGACCAGGGACTGCTCCATATCTGGATGAAACATGTTGACGTGGACCGCATGATCGACGCCTTCGGGAACATGCCGGGAGATCTGATGAACTTCGGTTTCCTGCTTCTCAATCCGGCCCGCCTCATGATCGATAAATACATCGGATTTCTTGAGAATATGGACAACAAGGCTTTCGTCGAGAACTTCATACGCATGGAAAAATGGATCTTTGACAGTCCCGATGTGCCGGGTGAAACATTCAAGCAATTCGTGAAGGACTGCTATCAGAAGAACCTTCTCATCAACAGCAGGCTCTATCTGAATGGAAAGCGGGTTGACCTGCGAAAGATAACCATGCCGCTGCTGAACATATACGGCCTTTACGATCACCTCGTTCCTCCAGGGGCCGCAGACGTTCTGACCAGCAAGGTGGGGAGCGCCGACACGGAGGATGTCTGCCTTGATACGGGGCATATCGGTATCTATGTGAGCTCCAAGACCCAGAAGGAATTCGTGCCGAAAATAGTGCAATGGCTTACCGAACGGGAGAATCCCGCGAAAGGCGGGGCCGGCAGGAAAGGGGCGCGGAAAAAAAAGGAGACGGTACGGAAGAA